A stretch of DNA from Hyphomicrobiales bacterium:
GCGAGACGCGCTCGATCTCCTCGCGCACCAGCCGCTCGACCAGCGGCGGCAGGTTGGCGTCGAGCCACTCCTTGAGCAGCGGCCGCAGCGTCCCCGAGACCACCTCCTCCAGGTTGCGCGAATGGGTGGATTGAACGAATTTTTCGAGCGAGGCAAATGCCGAGGCGACCGAGGCGTCCGTGGGCGAGGACAAGAGCCTAGTATCCTCTTCTCTTGCCGCAGGCTCGATCATGCCTGCCGGTTCTTCCATGGCCGCCGGTTCTTCCATGGTTGCCGGTTCCTCCCTCTCAAACGTAACGTCATGGTGCGGCTGCGATTCGGGTTCGCTCGCCGTCCGCATTCTGAACGCGGCGTCGAGCGCCGCCTCGCTGCGCTCCAGGAAGCTACTCTCCTCGCGGCCGGGCTGGGCCATGTCCTCGTAGCTGGCTTCAGGCGTGGCGGGCTCCGCGAAAGGCTGCTCGACCGCCTCTTCGACCGGCTCCGGATGGTGCGCCATGCCGGCCCCCATTTCCTCTTCGAAGCTGTCGCCGAGCACAGCGCCGATGCGCTGCCGGGCTTCAGCATCGGCTATGGCCAGCGCATCTTCCACGGCGCTGTCCTCTTCGACCACGATCGAAGCCGCCTCCGCGGCGTCCATGGCCTCGTGTTCGCCAAGGTAGCCGGCCGGTTCGCCGTGTGCCGCCATCTCCGGCTCTTCGACCCCGATCGGCCGGTGGGCAAATTCGTCGGCATATGCCGGCGCCTCGTCGACCGCCGGTCGTGATTTTTGGTTATTGTCGGAGACGATCCTGCGGATTGACGCCAGGATCTCCTCCATCGACGGTTCCCGCGCTCTCTCCGGCTCGCTCATCAGCTAACCCTCCTGATACTACCGTATTCGGGGAGTTCAACGGACTTTGAACGCGACCGGTGCCCGTCAGTGAAATATGGCCTCTCCCTAACGCGAATATCTCAACGTCACGCCAAATGTGCAAGTCTTACCAAGGAACCGTCCACAAAGCAGTTCCGCAACAGCGTTTCCGGACAATGAATTATGGGACCGGTTCATGCTCTCGCCTTAGCGGTCTCGTTTCGCCGGCGCCTCCACTCGCCCCGCCCCTACCCTTCGTTAACCGCACGGCCTTGCCCTCTTGAATTTAATCAATCGATTGATTAAATAACGACCTGTCGTCGGCCCGGAGAGGTCGCCCGGCCGGCGGCGCCCATGGTCCGGGTGGGCCGCCTACTCCCGCGAAAAGCCGCAACGGAGGCCGCAAATGAGCACGAAGCCACGACCAGACCGCGCAGAACCGGCGCTGCGCGCATCGACGCGCGAGACCCGGAGAAGGCTGATTTCGGCGGCCCTCGATCTGTTCGGCCGCCAGGGCTTCGAGGCCACCGGCACGCGCGCCGTGGCCGATGCGGCGGGCGTCAACATCGCGGCGATCAAATACCATTTCGGCGGCAAGGAGGGGCTTTACGCCGCCGTTGCCGGGCACATCGCCGGAGAAATTTCCGGCACCGTCCTGCCGATCATCGCCGAAGCCCGGGCGCGGGCGGATGAGCTTACGCCCGATGCGGCGCGGCAGATCCTGATCGCCATCCTGTTGAGCTTCAACCATCTCATGGTCGCCAACCCGGAAACCGAGAACTGGGCGCGCTTCGTCATGCGCGAGCAGATGGCCCCGACCGCGGCCTTCGACATTCTGTATGAGGGTGTCATGGGCCGCGCGCACGGCTTCATGACCCATCTCATCGCCACCATCACCGGCGATCCGCTGGAATCTCCGGCCGCCAGGCTGACCGCCTTCGCCATGATCGGTCAGGTGCTGATCTTCCGGGTCGCCCGCGCCGCGGTGCTGCGGCGCATGGGCTGGCGGAATATCGGGCGGGCCGAAGAGGTGCAAATCAAGGACGCGCTGCGCAGGACCGTCGCCCGGCTCGGCGCCGAACGGCCGGCGAGCGAGAAGGGAGGGCGATGATGCTTGAATGGCTCTGCGCCTTCGCCTGGCTTGCCGCCGTCAATCCCTATTGCCCGGCGCCGCCGCCGAGTTTGAGCTTTTCCGGCTATGTCGAAGGCGAATATGTGTCGCTTGCCCCGCTAGAGGCCGGCCGCATCGTCGAGATCGCGGTCGAGCGCGGCGACCGGGTCGAGGCCGGCGGCATCGTCGCGCGGCTCGACGACGAGGAGGCGGCGGCCGCCGTCGCGGCGGCGCGGGCTGAACTTTCCCGCGCGCAAGCCGAGCTTGCCGATCTTGAGAGCGGCCGCAGGCCGGAGGAAATCGCCGTGACCCGCGCCCAGCTCGACGAGGCCGAGGCGGGTCTCGCCGAAGCCAAGCGGCGCCTGGACCGCCAGCAGGAGCTGGTCACGCGTAAGATCGTCTCGCAGGCGGCCGTTGACGAGGCCCTGGCCGCCCATGACCGCTCTGCGGCCCAGGTCGAGGCCCTCAAGCGGCAAATCGCCGTCGAGGAGCTGCCGGCGCGCGAGGCGGCGATCGAGGCGGCCCGCAGCGCCGTCGCCGCCCGGCGTGCCCTGCTGGCGCAAGCCGAATGGCGCCTGGCCCAACTCACCGTCAAGGCGCCGATCGCGGGCCTCGTCGACATCGTGCTGCGCCGTCCCGGCGAAATGGCGGGTCCCGATGCGGCGGTCGTCTCGCTGCTGCCAGACGAAAATCGCGTCGTGCGCTTCTTCGTGCCGGAGGCGCTGCGCGCCGATGTCAAACCGTCCGACCGGGTCGCGCTTGCCTGCAGCGGCTGCCCGGCAGGCCTTGAGGCGCGGGTGCGCTACGTATCGTCCGAGGCCGAGTTCACGCCGCCCGTGATCTACTCCGTCGAGAGCCGGCAAAAGCTGGTCTACATGGTCGAGGCCGTTCCGGTCGGACCGGCGGTGACCTTGAGCCCGGGCCAGATCGTCGACGTCACCCTGCGATCGGGGGCCGGGCCATGACGGTGATCGCGGTCGACGGCCTGACCAAGCGCTTCGCCGGCAAGACCGTCGTCGATCACATCTCCATGCATGTGGAAAAGGGCGAGATCGTCGGCTTTCTCGGTCCCAATGGCTCGGGCAAGACGACCACCATCCGCATGATCTGCGGCCTGCTCAAGCCCGACGGCGGCAGCGGTACCTGCCTCGGCTACGACATCCGCACCGAGAGCGACAGGATCAAGGCGGAGGTCGGCTACATGACCCAGGCCTTCAGCTTCTACGAGGATCTGACGGTACGCGAGAATCTGGAATTCGTCGCCCGCCTCTACCGCCTCAGGCCGCAGCGCGCCCATGTCGACGCGGCCATCGACAAGCTCGGCATGAGGGACCGCCAGCACCAGCTCGCCGGCGAATTGTCGGGCGGCTGGAAGCAGCGCCTGGCGCTCGCCGCCTGCGTCATGCACGAACCCAAGCTCCTGCTCCTCGACGAGCCGACCGCCGGCGTCGACCCCAAGGCGCGGCGCGAGTTCTGGGACGAGGTGCACAATCTCGCCGCCGAGGGCGTCACGGTGCTGGTCTCGACCCACTATATGGACGAGGCGGAGCGCTGCCATCGCATCGCCTACATCTCCTACGGCCGCATCATCGCCGAGGGGACGACCGACGAGGTCGTCGCGCGCGCCGGGCTCAGCACCTGGGTCGTCGCCGGCAAGGGGCTCGATGCGCTGGCCGGCGAGCTGCGCCGGCAGAAGGGCATCGACCAGGTCGCCACCTTCGGCACCACGCTGCACGTCATCGGCGCCGACGACGGGGCGCTCAAGGCCGCGATCGCGCCGTTCCGCGACCGCCCCGGCCTCACCTGGTCGAAGGGCGAGACCAGCCTTGAGGACGTGTTCATCCAGTTCATGGGCGTCGCACAAACCGGCCAGCAGTGACGAGGCAGCTGATGTCGCCTTCGCGTACTCTTGCGATCTTGCTGAAGGAAGTGATCCAGCTGCGCCGGGATCGCCTCACCCTGGCGATGATGGTGATCATCCCCATCGTCCAGCTGATGCTGTTCGGCTACGCCATCAACACCGACCCCAAGCGGTTGCCGACGGCGGTGCTGATCGAGGATCACAGCCGCTTCAGCCGCGCCGTCGAGGTGGCGATGGTGAATTCCGGCTATTTCGAGATCGAGCGCGGCGTCGACAATCAGGACCAGGCGGACGGCCTGCTCGACACCGGCAAGGTCGCCTTCGTGGTGACGGTGCCCGTCGGCTTCGAGCGCGCGCTCCTGCGCGGCGAGCGGCCGCAGATCCTGGTTTCCGCCGACGCCACGGATCCCGCCGCCTCCAGCAATGCGCTTGCCGCCTTCGGCGAGTTGGCGGACCGGGCCATCTCCCGCGAGCTCGGTGGCGCGTACACCCAGCTCGCCGCCGCGCCGCCGCCCGTCGACCTCGTCATCCATCGGCGCTACAACCCAGAGGGCGTCACCCGCTACAACATCGTGCCGGGGCTGCTCGGCGTGATCCTGACCATGACCACGATCCTGTCCACCGCCCTGTCGCTGACGCGGGAAGCCGAACGCGGCACGATGGAAAATTTGCTCGCCATGCCGACCCGGGCGAGCGAGATCATGATCGGCAAGATCACGCCCAATATCGGCCTCGGCTTCGTTCAGGTGGCGATCATTCTCGTTACCGCCCGCTATCTTTTCGGGGTGCCGATGCTAGGTTCCCTGTGGCTGCTGATGGGGGTCCTACTGGTCTATATCGCCGCCAATGTCAGTCTCGGCTACCTGTTCTCGACGCTCGCCCGCAACCAGATGCAGGCGATGCAGATGACCTTCTTCTTCTTCCTGCCGTCGATTCTCCTGTCGGGCTTCATGTTTCCGTTCCGCGGCATGCCGGGATGGGCACAGTGGCTGGGCGAGTTTCTGCCCTTGACCCACTTCCTGCGCATCGTCCGCGGCGTGCTGCTCAAGGGCAACGATTTCGCTCATTTCGCGCAAGAATTCTGGATCATCGTCGCCTTCACCCTGGCGGTCGGGGCATTGACGCTCCTGCGCTTCCGGCGGACGCTCGATTAGAGCGGCGTTAAATCGCGGACATGCGCGTTTGACAGCGGGCCGGGCGCTGGCCATCGTATCGGCGGGGACTCGCTTAGGGGGGCAGGGCTTGGCCGGAACAACTCGCACGCTTTCGCCCGCAGGTGATGAGGGATCGCGCCGGTGAGCGACAAATTCGCCTCGCTCGGCTTCGGGCTGGAGCGCGTCGGCATGCTGGCGCTGGCCCATCGGCGCGCCGCCTGGGCGCTGGTCGTGGTGGCGGCGGGACTCGTGGCCCTGGGGCTGACGCGGATTTCCTTCGACGACGAGCTGCGCAAGCTGTTTCGCGGCA
This window harbors:
- a CDS encoding ABC transporter permease — translated: MSPSRTLAILLKEVIQLRRDRLTLAMMVIIPIVQLMLFGYAINTDPKRLPTAVLIEDHSRFSRAVEVAMVNSGYFEIERGVDNQDQADGLLDTGKVAFVVTVPVGFERALLRGERPQILVSADATDPAASSNALAAFGELADRAISRELGGAYTQLAAAPPPVDLVIHRRYNPEGVTRYNIVPGLLGVILTMTTILSTALSLTREAERGTMENLLAMPTRASEIMIGKITPNIGLGFVQVAIILVTARYLFGVPMLGSLWLLMGVLLVYIAANVSLGYLFSTLARNQMQAMQMTFFFFLPSILLSGFMFPFRGMPGWAQWLGEFLPLTHFLRIVRGVLLKGNDFAHFAQEFWIIVAFTLAVGALTLLRFRRTLD
- a CDS encoding CerR family C-terminal domain-containing protein, with amino-acid sequence MSTKPRPDRAEPALRASTRETRRRLISAALDLFGRQGFEATGTRAVADAAGVNIAAIKYHFGGKEGLYAAVAGHIAGEISGTVLPIIAEARARADELTPDAARQILIAILLSFNHLMVANPETENWARFVMREQMAPTAAFDILYEGVMGRAHGFMTHLIATITGDPLESPAARLTAFAMIGQVLIFRVARAAVLRRMGWRNIGRAEEVQIKDALRRTVARLGAERPASEKGGR
- a CDS encoding HlyD family efflux transporter periplasmic adaptor subunit — protein: MMLEWLCAFAWLAAVNPYCPAPPPSLSFSGYVEGEYVSLAPLEAGRIVEIAVERGDRVEAGGIVARLDDEEAAAAVAAARAELSRAQAELADLESGRRPEEIAVTRAQLDEAEAGLAEAKRRLDRQQELVTRKIVSQAAVDEALAAHDRSAAQVEALKRQIAVEELPAREAAIEAARSAVAARRALLAQAEWRLAQLTVKAPIAGLVDIVLRRPGEMAGPDAAVVSLLPDENRVVRFFVPEALRADVKPSDRVALACSGCPAGLEARVRYVSSEAEFTPPVIYSVESRQKLVYMVEAVPVGPAVTLSPGQIVDVTLRSGAGP
- a CDS encoding DUF2497 domain-containing protein, translating into MSEPERAREPSMEEILASIRRIVSDNNQKSRPAVDEAPAYADEFAHRPIGVEEPEMAAHGEPAGYLGEHEAMDAAEAASIVVEEDSAVEDALAIADAEARQRIGAVLGDSFEEEMGAGMAHHPEPVEEAVEQPFAEPATPEASYEDMAQPGREESSFLERSEAALDAAFRMRTASEPESQPHHDVTFEREEPATMEEPAAMEEPAGMIEPAAREEDTRLLSSPTDASVASAFASLEKFVQSTHSRNLEEVVSGTLRPLLKEWLDANLPPLVERLVREEIERVSRGRR
- a CDS encoding ABC transporter ATP-binding protein; translation: MTVIAVDGLTKRFAGKTVVDHISMHVEKGEIVGFLGPNGSGKTTTIRMICGLLKPDGGSGTCLGYDIRTESDRIKAEVGYMTQAFSFYEDLTVRENLEFVARLYRLRPQRAHVDAAIDKLGMRDRQHQLAGELSGGWKQRLALAACVMHEPKLLLLDEPTAGVDPKARREFWDEVHNLAAEGVTVLVSTHYMDEAERCHRIAYISYGRIIAEGTTDEVVARAGLSTWVVAGKGLDALAGELRRQKGIDQVATFGTTLHVIGADDGALKAAIAPFRDRPGLTWSKGETSLEDVFIQFMGVAQTGQQ